From a region of the Chloroflexota bacterium genome:
- a CDS encoding sigma-70 family RNA polymerase sigma factor: MDLITRVRDVFTAPHPLVDPASFAQFYQQTHAVVFRYVYMLHGQPKSDVEDYTAEAFARAWKQRQRFSGDDQAALGWIITIARRIVIDQQRRATSAMGRLWAQLDRSPPPTPEQQAIQRERQHLALELLAHVSLTQRDHLIMRYFLGWRVQTIAQHLGCSENAVSVSIHRALRILQTQYATLAEELFHDA; the protein is encoded by the coding sequence ATGGATCTGATAACGCGGGTTCGTGATGTGTTTACAGCACCGCATCCGCTGGTAGACCCGGCCAGCTTTGCCCAATTCTATCAACAAACCCATGCTGTGGTTTTTCGCTATGTGTATATGCTGCATGGCCAGCCCAAGAGCGATGTTGAAGATTACACCGCCGAAGCGTTTGCGCGAGCTTGGAAGCAGCGCCAGCGATTTAGCGGCGACGATCAGGCCGCACTAGGCTGGATTATTACGATTGCGCGGCGGATTGTGATTGACCAACAACGGCGGGCCACGAGTGCGATGGGCCGACTGTGGGCGCAGCTTGATCGCTCACCGCCGCCGACTCCCGAGCAACAAGCTATTCAGCGTGAACGCCAACATTTGGCACTTGAATTATTAGCGCATGTCTCGCTGACCCAGCGTGATCATCTGATTATGCGCTACTTTTTGGGCTGGCGTGTTCAAACGATAGCCCAACACCTTGGTTGCTCCGAAAACGCCGTATCAGTGAGCATCCACCGCGCCTTGCGGATTCTGCAAACCCAGTATGCAACTTTAGCCGAGGAGCTTTTCCATGACGCATAA
- a CDS encoding cellulase family glycosylhydrolase, whose translation MNKLSRLIIVLGLICSIFAQHSAAPKAQAAFGAGDFLKANGATVRNNSGNGAVVTLKGTNLGGWLLQEGWMSPLGYPALPRTNWTASGSAGGAAAAIDGNPATRWTSNAPQANGQWFQVDLGGNQAVERVTIDAGSSTGDYPRQYQVQAFVNNAWLTVGSGSGTSQVVTVQFNNTQVTRLIRVLQTGSSGSWWSIHEFNAQIADEFNLRQALTNRFGTSTTDSLINGYQDTWIQASDLDTIKAMGLNMVRVPIHWLVLMNTNGTMKSDAESFRKLDWLISESSKRNLYVMLDLHGAPGAACPWHSCGQTGTNQLWTNPTYQNWTVQIWERLATRYRGNPTVAAYDLLNEPLLSNGEAENEQQVRQKFDFFDRLYDAVRAKDPDHMIVMAAFYDWYQALSPATYGWTNVMYQLHHYNFDTVTDWNVTNNFIQSALDKYATFTKDWNVPGFAGEYWFSTHYDLYEKFMSGLNALNVSWTNWTYKVNGGGNWGFYQNNTQAVPDLLNDSAATIADKWSRFSTNYFQPNTQFQNTVRAYAPEGSWVALQAGANNSYVSADNYGNNPLVANRPSIQGWEKFRMITNPDGTVSFMSMANNKYVAADLNNGGRLIAQSRGVLGWEKFRRVDLGNGTFGLQAIANNKYVTTDLNSGSPVLIANRDAIGGAWEAFTFVATAP comes from the coding sequence ATGAACAAGCTGAGTAGGCTGATTATTGTTCTTGGTCTTATTTGTAGTATTTTTGCTCAACATTCAGCAGCGCCCAAGGCCCAAGCCGCATTTGGGGCTGGCGATTTTCTCAAGGCCAACGGCGCGACCGTGCGCAATAATTCCGGTAATGGCGCTGTCGTCACGCTCAAAGGCACCAACCTCGGCGGCTGGTTGTTGCAAGAAGGCTGGATGTCGCCCTTAGGCTACCCCGCTTTGCCACGCACCAACTGGACTGCTAGCGGATCAGCTGGTGGAGCCGCCGCCGCAATTGATGGCAACCCCGCCACCCGTTGGACCAGCAACGCCCCCCAAGCCAATGGTCAATGGTTCCAAGTCGATCTTGGCGGCAACCAAGCCGTCGAACGCGTGACGATCGATGCAGGCTCCTCAACTGGTGATTATCCCCGCCAATATCAAGTCCAAGCTTTTGTTAATAATGCATGGCTCACGGTTGGCAGTGGTAGCGGCACCAGCCAAGTGGTAACCGTCCAATTCAATAATACCCAAGTAACCCGCCTGATTCGCGTGCTCCAGACTGGTTCAAGCGGTAGTTGGTGGTCAATTCACGAATTCAACGCCCAAATTGCTGATGAATTTAATTTGCGCCAAGCCTTAACCAACCGCTTTGGCACAAGCACCACCGATAGTTTGATCAACGGCTACCAAGATACTTGGATTCAAGCCAGCGACCTCGATACCATTAAAGCTATGGGTTTGAACATGGTGCGTGTGCCAATCCATTGGCTGGTGCTGATGAACACCAATGGCACGATGAAATCGGATGCTGAATCGTTCCGCAAGCTCGATTGGCTGATCAGCGAAAGCAGCAAACGCAATTTATATGTGATGCTCGATTTGCACGGCGCTCCTGGCGCAGCCTGCCCATGGCATTCATGTGGGCAAACGGGCACCAACCAACTCTGGACCAACCCCACCTATCAAAATTGGACGGTGCAAATTTGGGAACGCTTGGCGACCCGCTATCGTGGCAACCCAACCGTAGCCGCCTACGATTTGCTCAACGAGCCATTGCTCAGCAACGGCGAAGCTGAGAACGAACAACAAGTACGCCAAAAATTCGATTTCTTTGATCGTTTGTATGATGCTGTGCGCGCCAAAGACCCCGACCATATGATCGTGATGGCAGCTTTCTACGATTGGTATCAAGCCTTATCGCCCGCAACCTATGGCTGGACGAATGTGATGTATCAATTACACCACTACAACTTTGATACGGTCACTGATTGGAATGTAACCAATAATTTCATTCAAAGTGCCTTGGATAAATACGCCACCTTCACTAAGGATTGGAATGTGCCGGGCTTTGCTGGCGAATATTGGTTCTCAACTCACTACGATTTGTATGAAAAGTTCATGTCTGGCTTGAATGCATTGAATGTTTCCTGGACTAACTGGACATACAAGGTCAATGGCGGCGGCAACTGGGGCTTCTATCAAAATAACACTCAAGCCGTACCAGATCTATTAAATGATAGTGCTGCCACAATTGCCGATAAATGGTCACGCTTCAGCACCAATTATTTCCAACCAAACACCCAGTTTCAAAATACGGTGCGAGCTTATGCGCCAGAAGGTTCGTGGGTTGCGCTGCAAGCCGGGGCCAACAATAGCTATGTCAGCGCCGATAACTATGGCAACAATCCCTTGGTTGCCAATCGCCCAAGCATTCAAGGCTGGGAAAAATTCCGCATGATCACCAATCCCGATGGTACGGTTTCGTTTATGTCAATGGCCAATAATAAATATGTGGCCGCCGATTTGAACAACGGTGGGCGCTTGATCGCTCAATCACGCGGGGTTTTGGGCTGGGAAAAATTCCGTCGCGTCGATCTTGGCAACGGAACTTTTGGTCTACAAGCAATCGCTAACAATAAATATGTCACCACTGATCTGAATAGTGGCTCACCTGTGTTGATTGCCAATCGCGATGCGATCGGTGGCGCATGGGAAGCCTTCACCTTCGTTGCGACTGCTCCATAG
- a CDS encoding discoidin domain-containing protein, with translation MNRQRALSMKVYLLLALIMLAGSFGAGFDQPKSAQAQIAYKIVGYLPSWQGSVNGAQIDKLTHINYAFLLPNNDGSLKPIENSSKLQELVAVAHSKNKKVLISVGGWNDGDDSAFESIAANASYRTNFANNLNNFVNQYNLDGVDIDWEYPEAGDFYFETMSAIRNRIGSGKLLTAAVAATNAGGSGVTSNAIDIMDYITLMAYDGDGGAGHSPYSLAQQSLDYWSTKTSNKAKLILGVPFYARPGWYGYNTLRAGGCSADSDSCWYGGATQYYTGRPTMRSKIDLMKSKGGGGIMIWELSQDTAVTSSDSLLKTIADHLGTPSTPTGNVALNKAATASSTENSSYGANLAFDGNSATRWSSTWSDPQWLRVDLGAVYAIKQVVLKWEAAFGRAYQVQVSNDGNTWHSISSTSNSDGATDDLAVSGVGRYLRVYATTRATEWGYSLWEVEVYGNALATSASSTESGGSTNNAIDTNNATRWSAGLPQAAGQWYRVDFGNSQSFSQITLDAGTSYGDYPRNFQVQVSNDGNSWATVATASGTTQAVTINFAAQNSRYLRVWLTSTGGGSWWSIHELIVR, from the coding sequence ATGAATCGTCAACGCGCCTTGAGCATGAAGGTTTATTTGCTGTTGGCTTTGATAATGCTGGCTGGGAGTTTTGGCGCTGGATTTGATCAACCCAAATCAGCCCAAGCCCAAATCGCCTATAAAATTGTGGGCTATTTGCCATCGTGGCAAGGCAGCGTCAACGGCGCTCAAATTGATAAACTGACCCACATTAACTACGCTTTTCTGTTGCCCAACAACGATGGCAGCCTCAAGCCAATCGAAAACTCCAGCAAATTGCAAGAGTTGGTAGCGGTTGCCCATAGCAAAAACAAAAAAGTGCTGATTTCAGTTGGTGGTTGGAACGACGGCGATGATAGTGCCTTCGAAAGTATCGCCGCCAACGCCAGCTATCGCACAAATTTTGCCAATAATCTGAATAATTTTGTCAACCAATACAATCTCGACGGGGTTGATATTGATTGGGAATATCCTGAGGCTGGCGATTTTTATTTTGAAACGATGTCAGCAATTCGCAATCGCATCGGCTCGGGCAAATTGTTAACTGCGGCAGTCGCTGCAACCAATGCTGGCGGCTCAGGCGTAACTAGCAATGCCATCGACATTATGGATTACATTACGCTCATGGCCTACGATGGTGATGGCGGCGCTGGCCATTCGCCCTATAGTTTGGCCCAACAATCGCTCGATTATTGGAGCACCAAAACCAGCAATAAAGCCAAATTGATCTTGGGCGTGCCGTTTTATGCTCGCCCAGGCTGGTATGGCTACAACACCTTACGCGCTGGTGGTTGCTCCGCCGATAGCGATAGCTGCTGGTATGGCGGCGCAACCCAATATTACACAGGCCGCCCAACCATGCGTTCCAAAATCGATTTGATGAAAAGCAAAGGCGGCGGCGGGATTATGATTTGGGAATTGAGCCAAGATACGGCTGTTACCAGCAGCGATTCCTTGCTCAAAACCATCGCCGACCATTTGGGCACGCCCAGCACACCAACTGGCAATGTAGCGCTCAACAAAGCCGCAACTGCTTCATCAACCGAAAATAGCAGCTATGGCGCAAATCTCGCCTTCGATGGCAACAGCGCCACCCGTTGGTCGAGCACATGGAGCGATCCGCAATGGCTACGGGTTGATTTAGGCGCAGTGTATGCGATCAAACAAGTTGTTTTGAAGTGGGAAGCAGCTTTTGGACGCGCCTATCAAGTGCAAGTTTCCAACGATGGCAATACCTGGCATTCGATCTCTAGCACAAGCAACAGCGATGGCGCAACCGATGATTTGGCAGTTTCCGGCGTTGGCCGTTATCTGCGCGTTTATGCCACAACTCGCGCCACCGAATGGGGCTACTCACTGTGGGAAGTTGAAGTTTATGGCAATGCGTTGGCAACCAGCGCTTCATCAACCGAAAGCGGCGGCAGCACGAACAACGCGATTGATACCAATAATGCTACCCGTTGGAGCGCTGGTTTGCCCCAAGCAGCCGGCCAGTGGTATCGCGTCGATTTTGGCAATAGCCAAAGTTTCAGTCAAATCACGCTTGATGCAGGTACATCCTACGGCGATTATCCACGCAACTTCCAAGTGCAGGTTTCCAATGATGGCAATAGCTGGGCAACCGTAGCCACTGCCAGCGGCACAACTCAAGCAGTAACCATCAACTTCGCCGCTCAAAATAGCCGTTATCTGCGAGTATGGCTCACCAGCACTGGCGGCGGTAGTTGGTGGTCAATCCACGAATTAATTGTGCGCTAA